In Myxocyprinus asiaticus isolate MX2 ecotype Aquarium Trade chromosome 32, UBuf_Myxa_2, whole genome shotgun sequence, one genomic interval encodes:
- the zgc:92313 gene encoding serine protease 33, whose protein sequence is MRNTSYCWIAFLVLIGLWTAAAQECGRPQMSNRIVGGSSASEGAWPWQVDIQTENQGHICGGTVITENWVLSAAHCFPNPNDISSYIIYVGRQQLQGWNPDETSHRVRRVVVPLGYTDPQLGQDIALVELASPVIWTERIQPVCLPTAGSQFSSDMRCMITGWGDIRDGVALQGVGPLQEVQVPIIDSKACQDMFLINPTENVDIRFDMMCAGFQQGGKDSCQGDSGGPLVCQVSDGSWVQAGIVSFSLGCAKANRPGVYAKVSSFTDFIQSHVGGVQLKSGSCHNWADRVMVFIRTAILLVLVQMLR, encoded by the exons ATGCGGAACACATCGTATTGTTGGATTGCCTTCTTGGTGTTGATTG GGTTATGGACGGCCGCGGCTCAAG AATGTGGTAGGCCACAAATGTCGAACAGGATTGTTGGAGGTTCTTCTGCGTCAGAGGGAGCTTGGCCTTGGCAGGTGGATATTCAG ACTGAGAATCAAGGACATATTTGTGGAGGAACTGTCATTACAGAGAACTGGGTTCTGTCCGCTGCGCATTGCTTTCCCAA CCCTAATGACATCTCCTCCTACATCATTTATGTGGGCCGGCAGCAGCTGCAAGGTTGGAACCCAGATGAGACCAGTCATAGGGTCCGTCGTGTGGTGGTTCCGTTGGGGTACACAGACCCTCAGCTGGGCCAGGACATTGCCCTAGTGGAGCTGGCCTCCCCTGTTATCTGGACTGAGCGCATTCAGCCGGTCTGCTTGCCCACAGCCGGTTCTCAGTTCAGCAGTGATATGAGGTGCATGATCACTGGATGGGGTGACATCAGAGATGGAG TTGCTCTGCAGGGGGTTGGGCCATTACAGGAAGTGCAGGTGCCTATCATTGACTCGAAGGCTTGCCAGGATATGTTTCTGATAAACCCCACAGAGAATGTTGACATCCGTTTTGACATGATGTGTGCTGGCTTCCAACAAGGGGGCAAGGACTCATGCCAG GGTGATTCTGGTGGCCCTCTGGTGTGTCAGGTTAGTGATGGTAGCTGGGTGCAGGCTGGAATTGTGAGCTTTAGTCTTGGCTGTGCTAAAGCAAACCGACCAGGAGTCTATGCCAAAGTGTCTAGTTTTACTGACTTCATCCAGTCCCATGTAGGAGGAGTCCAACTGAAGAGTGGATCATGTCATAATTGGGCTGACAGGGTCATGGTGTTTATCAGGACTGCAATTCTATTGGTATTGGTACAAATGCTAAGATAA
- the LOC127422790 gene encoding mitogen-activated protein kinase 7-like isoform X3, which translates to MSSNEREETNDTRTMLAQKASETNSWREGNTDKNHHRGVTEGPIQPSDDASIVTDANTIAAKNLALLKAHSLDVKFEVGEEYDIIETIGTGAYGVVSSARRRDNGQQVAIKKIPNAFEVVTNAKRTLRELKILKHFKHDNIIAIKDILQPVVPHSAFKSVYVVLDLMESDLHQIIYSRQPLTPEHTRYFLYQLLRGLKYIHSANVIHRDLKPSNLLVNENCELKIGDFGMARGLSAAHSEESRSFMTEYVATRWYRAPELMLSLHHYSLAIDLWSVGCIFGEMLGRKQMFPGKNYVHQLQLILSVLGTLPASIIGSIGSDRVRSYVQSLPSKAPVPLAVLYPQAEPAALDLLGAMLRFDPHERTSACQALEHPYLAKYHDPDDEPVCVPAFDFEFDRQPMGKELIKEAILAEMQDFHKKNQGVRKKIHFTPLCSSVPAVRGICNNTLCGAPQSQVLTETAQTRQQPNLKFKPPDTKQTKAVPPFCNQVNPQAPHHLTQMLPSLSQSVGCQDVDMLSANSDGQPETIDLTTPTSSQGTPFNEPMTYCEKEIPSSNQAPPKHMVQSIPISPTLPTSGPASLPQSGPSLSLTQSQAQSLSHTLSRSLGKGGKATTSEATKKEGAISEDTKAALKAALLKSALRQKARDGGSAALGIDLIRGAVGGLSSSLSSSNCGPEQRKPVTAQERKREREEKRRKRQERAIERKRKLKEKEKKEGKQGECFGGVVLSDNDKKLLERWGRMMDNRVDKLQTTETNSAKNSDTSLSNPETVNGSQALDKLCGLGEHQNGSHSQGPSKQPPGAAAQPCLSLTDTGQPANGIPDIHTVTQQLSKSQVEDILPPVFSVTPKGSGAGYGVGFDLDDLLTQSLTELQHPDLRESQNDLGPLSASLLSDWLEVHRMTPVDMESLQQELQLGSPMILSDNPALPDT; encoded by the exons ATGTCATCCAATGAGAGGGAAGAGACAAATGACACCCGAACAATGCTGGCCCAAAAAGCCTCAGAGACCAATAGCTGGAGAGAGGGCAACACTGACAAGAACCATCACAGAGGAGTTACAGAAGGTCCCATTCAACCAAGTGATGATGCATCCATTGTAACGGATGCGAATACTATTGCTGCTAAGAACTTGGCCCTGCTCAAAGCCCACTCTTTGGATGTGAAGTTTGAAGTTGGGGAAGAATATGATATTATTGAGACCATTGGCACAGGTGCTTATGGTGTGGTCTCATCGGCCCGGAGACGAGACAATG GCCAGCAGGTGGCAATAAAGAAGATCCCTAATGCTTTTGAGGTTGTGACGAATGCCAAACGTACACTCCGAGAGCTCAAGATTCTGAAGCACTTCAAACATGACAACATCATTGCTATTAAAGATATTCTTCAGCCTGTGGTCCCTCACTCAGCTTTTAAATCAGT TTATGTGGTTCTTGACCTCATGGAGAGTGACCTGCATCAAATTATCTATTCCCGGCAACCTTTGACCCCAGAACACACACGCTACTTCCTATATCAGCTGTTAAGAGGCCTGAAGTATATTCATTCTGCCAATGTCATTCACCGTGATCTCAAGCCATCTAACCTTCTAGTCAATGAAAACTGTGAGCTAAAGATTGGTGACTTTGGTATGGCACGTGGATTAAGTGCCGCCCACTCCGAAGAGTCACGTTCTTTCATGACGGAGTATGTGGCCACCCGCTGGTATCGTGCTCCTGAGCTCATGTTGTCCCTTCACCACTACAGCTTGGCCATTGACCTCTGGTCTGTGGGCTGCATCTTTGGCGAGATGCTTGGCAGGAAGCAGATGTTTCCAGGGAAAAACTATGTGCATCAACTGCAGTTGATTCTTTCTGTTTTGGGCACTCTGCCTGCAAGTATCATAGGGTCTATAGGATCCGACCGGGTGCGCTCATACGTGCAGAGCCTACCCTCAAAAGCACCAGTACCCCTTGCTGTATTGTATCCGCAGGCTGAGCCTGCTGCACTGGATTTGTTGGGTGCCATGCTCCGCTTTGATCCTCATGAGAGAACCAGTGCATGTCAAGCCCTAGAGCACCCCTATCTCGCCAAGTATCATGACCCGGATGATGAGCCGGTGTGTGTGCCTGCCTTTGATTTTGAGTTTGATCGACAGCCTATGGGCAAAGAACTGATAAAAGAGGCTATACTGGCAGAAATGCAGGACTTCCATAAGAAGAATCAGGGAGTCAGGAAGAAGATCcatttcacaccactgtgtagtTCTGTTCCAGCAGTGCGTGGCATCTGCAATAACACCCTTTGTGGTGCTCCACAGTCTCAGGTCCTGACAGAAACTGCACAAACTCGCCAGCAGCCAAATCTCAAGTTCAAACCACCAGACACTAAACAAACTAAAGCAGTTCCTCCGTTTTGTAACCAAGTTAATCCACAAGCCCCGCACCATCTCACCCAGATGTTGCCATCTTTGTCCCAGTCAGTAGGCTGTCAGGATGTGGACATGCTCAGTGCAAACTCTGACGGCCAACCGGAAACAATTGATCTGACTACTCCCACCTCTAGTCAGGGTACACCTTTTAATGAACCAATGACATACTGCGAAAAGGAGATTCCCTCCTCAAATCAAGCTCCTCCCAAACACATGGTTCAGTCCATTCCCATCTCTCCGACTCTGCCCACATCTGGGCCCGCCAGTCTCCCTCAGTCTGGCccttcactctctctcacacagtccCAGGCTCAGTCATTATCTCATACACTCTCTCGCTCCCTTGGAAAAGGAGGAAAAGCAACAACCAGCGAAGCTACAAAAAAGGAGGGAGCGATTTCAGAAGACACAAAGGCTGCTCTCAAGGCTGCCTTGCTCAAATCAGCTCTAAGGCAAAAGGCAAGAG ATGGAGGCTCTGCAGCTCTTGGTATAGACCTAATTAGAGGAGCTGTTGGAGGTTTATCCTCATCGCTTTCCTCCTCTAACTGTGGTCCAGAGCAGAGAAAGCCAGTGACTGCCCAGGAAAGAAAacgagagagagaagagaaacgTAGAAAGAGACAGGAGCGTGCCATTGAACGAAAGAGGAAACTAAAAGAGAAGGAGAAGAAGGAGGGTAAACAAGGAGAATGTTTTGGTGGGGTTGTACTCAGCGACAATGACAAGAAGCTGTTGGAGCGCTGGGGAAGAATGATGGACAACCGGGTCGACAAATTGCAGACCACAGAAACCAATAGTGCCAAAAACAGTGA CACATCTCTCTCTAATCCAGAGACTGTCAATGGTTCTCAAGCCCTGGATAAACTTTGTGGTTTAGGGGAGCATCAGAATGGTTCTCATTCACAGGGCCCTTCAAAACAGCCTCCAGGAGCTGCAGCCCAACCCTGCCTTAGTCTCACTGACACTGGACAACCAGCAAACGGCATCCCTGATATCCATACAGTGACACAGCAACTCTCAAAGTCGCAG GTTGAGGACATTTTGCCCCCAGTTTTCTCAGTGACACCCAAAGGCAGTGGAGCTGGGTACGGTGTTGGATTCGACCTCGATGACCTACTCACACAGTCTCTTACGGAGCTCCAGCACCCTGACCTCAGGGAAAG TCAGAATGACTTGGGCCCCCTCTCTGCATCCCTGCTTTCTGATTGGCTCGAGGTACACCGCATGACCCCTGTCGACATGGAGTCACTTCAACAGGAGCTCCAGCTTGGATCTCCCATGATCCTCTCTGACAACCCAGCACTCCCTGATACCTGA
- the LOC127422790 gene encoding mitogen-activated protein kinase 7-like isoform X1: MSSNEREETNDTRTMLAQKASETNSWREGNTDKNHHRGVTEGPIQPSDDASIVTDANTIAAKNLALLKAHSLDVKFEVGEEYDIIETIGTGAYGVVSSARRRDNGQQVAIKKIPNAFEVVTNAKRTLRELKILKHFKHDNIIAIKDILQPVVPHSAFKSVYVVLDLMESDLHQIIYSRQPLTPEHTRYFLYQLLRGLKYIHSANVIHRDLKPSNLLVNENCELKIGDFGMARGLSAAHSEESRSFMTEYVATRWYRAPELMLSLHHYSLAIDLWSVGCIFGEMLGRKQMFPGKNYVHQLQLILSVLGTLPASIIGSIGSDRVRSYVQSLPSKAPVPLAVLYPQAEPAALDLLGAMLRFDPHERTSACQALEHPYLAKYHDPDDEPVCVPAFDFEFDRQPMGKELIKEAILAEMQDFHKKNQGVRKKIHFTPLCSSVPAVRGICNNTLCGAPQSQVLTETAQTRQQPNLKFKPPDTKQTKAVPPFCNQVNPQAPHHLTQMLPSLSQSVGCQDVDMLSANSDGQPETIDLTTPTSSQGTPFNEPMTYCEKEIPSSNQAPPKHMVQSIPISPTLPTSGPASLPQSGPSLSLTQSQAQSLSHTLSRSLGKGGKATTSEATKKEGAISEDTKAALKAALLKSALRQKARDLFLQCHNKLQGCKLMRGEKDGGSAALGIDLIRGAVGGLSSSLSSSNCGPEQRKPVTAQERKREREEKRRKRQERAIERKRKLKEKEKKEGKQGECFGGVVLSDNDKKLLERWGRMMDNRVDKLQTTETNSAKNSELTRTILKPRVIYKYNLNPSHTHNHSPILTSSCCQWKRLSPNHHPCTQTVLPALGSQSPAHLSLIQRLSMVLKPWINFVV; the protein is encoded by the exons ATGTCATCCAATGAGAGGGAAGAGACAAATGACACCCGAACAATGCTGGCCCAAAAAGCCTCAGAGACCAATAGCTGGAGAGAGGGCAACACTGACAAGAACCATCACAGAGGAGTTACAGAAGGTCCCATTCAACCAAGTGATGATGCATCCATTGTAACGGATGCGAATACTATTGCTGCTAAGAACTTGGCCCTGCTCAAAGCCCACTCTTTGGATGTGAAGTTTGAAGTTGGGGAAGAATATGATATTATTGAGACCATTGGCACAGGTGCTTATGGTGTGGTCTCATCGGCCCGGAGACGAGACAATG GCCAGCAGGTGGCAATAAAGAAGATCCCTAATGCTTTTGAGGTTGTGACGAATGCCAAACGTACACTCCGAGAGCTCAAGATTCTGAAGCACTTCAAACATGACAACATCATTGCTATTAAAGATATTCTTCAGCCTGTGGTCCCTCACTCAGCTTTTAAATCAGT TTATGTGGTTCTTGACCTCATGGAGAGTGACCTGCATCAAATTATCTATTCCCGGCAACCTTTGACCCCAGAACACACACGCTACTTCCTATATCAGCTGTTAAGAGGCCTGAAGTATATTCATTCTGCCAATGTCATTCACCGTGATCTCAAGCCATCTAACCTTCTAGTCAATGAAAACTGTGAGCTAAAGATTGGTGACTTTGGTATGGCACGTGGATTAAGTGCCGCCCACTCCGAAGAGTCACGTTCTTTCATGACGGAGTATGTGGCCACCCGCTGGTATCGTGCTCCTGAGCTCATGTTGTCCCTTCACCACTACAGCTTGGCCATTGACCTCTGGTCTGTGGGCTGCATCTTTGGCGAGATGCTTGGCAGGAAGCAGATGTTTCCAGGGAAAAACTATGTGCATCAACTGCAGTTGATTCTTTCTGTTTTGGGCACTCTGCCTGCAAGTATCATAGGGTCTATAGGATCCGACCGGGTGCGCTCATACGTGCAGAGCCTACCCTCAAAAGCACCAGTACCCCTTGCTGTATTGTATCCGCAGGCTGAGCCTGCTGCACTGGATTTGTTGGGTGCCATGCTCCGCTTTGATCCTCATGAGAGAACCAGTGCATGTCAAGCCCTAGAGCACCCCTATCTCGCCAAGTATCATGACCCGGATGATGAGCCGGTGTGTGTGCCTGCCTTTGATTTTGAGTTTGATCGACAGCCTATGGGCAAAGAACTGATAAAAGAGGCTATACTGGCAGAAATGCAGGACTTCCATAAGAAGAATCAGGGAGTCAGGAAGAAGATCcatttcacaccactgtgtagtTCTGTTCCAGCAGTGCGTGGCATCTGCAATAACACCCTTTGTGGTGCTCCACAGTCTCAGGTCCTGACAGAAACTGCACAAACTCGCCAGCAGCCAAATCTCAAGTTCAAACCACCAGACACTAAACAAACTAAAGCAGTTCCTCCGTTTTGTAACCAAGTTAATCCACAAGCCCCGCACCATCTCACCCAGATGTTGCCATCTTTGTCCCAGTCAGTAGGCTGTCAGGATGTGGACATGCTCAGTGCAAACTCTGACGGCCAACCGGAAACAATTGATCTGACTACTCCCACCTCTAGTCAGGGTACACCTTTTAATGAACCAATGACATACTGCGAAAAGGAGATTCCCTCCTCAAATCAAGCTCCTCCCAAACACATGGTTCAGTCCATTCCCATCTCTCCGACTCTGCCCACATCTGGGCCCGCCAGTCTCCCTCAGTCTGGCccttcactctctctcacacagtccCAGGCTCAGTCATTATCTCATACACTCTCTCGCTCCCTTGGAAAAGGAGGAAAAGCAACAACCAGCGAAGCTACAAAAAAGGAGGGAGCGATTTCAGAAGACACAAAGGCTGCTCTCAAGGCTGCCTTGCTCAAATCAGCTCTAAGGCAAAAGGCAAGAG atttgttcttgcagtgccacaacaaattacagggatgcaaactcatgaggggcgaaaaag ATGGAGGCTCTGCAGCTCTTGGTATAGACCTAATTAGAGGAGCTGTTGGAGGTTTATCCTCATCGCTTTCCTCCTCTAACTGTGGTCCAGAGCAGAGAAAGCCAGTGACTGCCCAGGAAAGAAAacgagagagagaagagaaacgTAGAAAGAGACAGGAGCGTGCCATTGAACGAAAGAGGAAACTAAAAGAGAAGGAGAAGAAGGAGGGTAAACAAGGAGAATGTTTTGGTGGGGTTGTACTCAGCGACAATGACAAGAAGCTGTTGGAGCGCTGGGGAAGAATGATGGACAACCGGGTCGACAAATTGCAGACCACAGAAACCAATAGTGCCAAAAACAGTGAGTTAACTCGAACCATCCTCAAACCCAGAGTCATTTACAAATACAATCTcaacccctcacacacacacaatcacagtcCAATTCTCACATCCAGCTGCTGCCAATGGAAACGTTTATCACCGAACCATCATCCCTGTACCCAAACAGTGTTGCCAGCATTAGGGTCTCAGTCACCAGCACATCTCTCTCTAATCCAGAGACTGTCAATGGTTCTCAAGCCCTGGATAAACTTTGTGGTTTAG
- the LOC127422790 gene encoding mitogen-activated protein kinase 7-like isoform X2, with product MSSNEREETNDTRTMLAQKASETNSWREGNTDKNHHRGVTEGPIQPSDDASIVTDANTIAAKNLALLKAHSLDVKFEVGEEYDIIETIGTGAYGVVSSARRRDNGQQVAIKKIPNAFEVVTNAKRTLRELKILKHFKHDNIIAIKDILQPVVPHSAFKSVYVVLDLMESDLHQIIYSRQPLTPEHTRYFLYQLLRGLKYIHSANVIHRDLKPSNLLVNENCELKIGDFGMARGLSAAHSEESRSFMTEYVATRWYRAPELMLSLHHYSLAIDLWSVGCIFGEMLGRKQMFPGKNYVHQLQLILSVLGTLPASIIGSIGSDRVRSYVQSLPSKAPVPLAVLYPQAEPAALDLLGAMLRFDPHERTSACQALEHPYLAKYHDPDDEPVCVPAFDFEFDRQPMGKELIKEAILAEMQDFHKKNQGVRKKIHFTPLCSSVPAVRGICNNTLCGAPQSQVLTETAQTRQQPNLKFKPPDTKQTKAVPPFCNQVNPQAPHHLTQMLPSLSQSVGCQDVDMLSANSDGQPETIDLTTPTSSQGTPFNEPMTYCEKEIPSSNQAPPKHMVQSIPISPTLPTSGPASLPQSGPSLSLTQSQAQSLSHTLSRSLGKGGKATTSEATKKEGAISEDTKAALKAALLKSALRQKARDGGSAALGIDLIRGAVGGLSSSLSSSNCGPEQRKPVTAQERKREREEKRRKRQERAIERKRKLKEKEKKEGKQGECFGGVVLSDNDKKLLERWGRMMDNRVDKLQTTETNSAKNSELTRTILKPRVIYKYNLNPSHTHNHSPILTSSCCQWKRLSPNHHPCTQTVLPALGSQSPAHLSLIQRLSMVLKPWINFVV from the exons ATGTCATCCAATGAGAGGGAAGAGACAAATGACACCCGAACAATGCTGGCCCAAAAAGCCTCAGAGACCAATAGCTGGAGAGAGGGCAACACTGACAAGAACCATCACAGAGGAGTTACAGAAGGTCCCATTCAACCAAGTGATGATGCATCCATTGTAACGGATGCGAATACTATTGCTGCTAAGAACTTGGCCCTGCTCAAAGCCCACTCTTTGGATGTGAAGTTTGAAGTTGGGGAAGAATATGATATTATTGAGACCATTGGCACAGGTGCTTATGGTGTGGTCTCATCGGCCCGGAGACGAGACAATG GCCAGCAGGTGGCAATAAAGAAGATCCCTAATGCTTTTGAGGTTGTGACGAATGCCAAACGTACACTCCGAGAGCTCAAGATTCTGAAGCACTTCAAACATGACAACATCATTGCTATTAAAGATATTCTTCAGCCTGTGGTCCCTCACTCAGCTTTTAAATCAGT TTATGTGGTTCTTGACCTCATGGAGAGTGACCTGCATCAAATTATCTATTCCCGGCAACCTTTGACCCCAGAACACACACGCTACTTCCTATATCAGCTGTTAAGAGGCCTGAAGTATATTCATTCTGCCAATGTCATTCACCGTGATCTCAAGCCATCTAACCTTCTAGTCAATGAAAACTGTGAGCTAAAGATTGGTGACTTTGGTATGGCACGTGGATTAAGTGCCGCCCACTCCGAAGAGTCACGTTCTTTCATGACGGAGTATGTGGCCACCCGCTGGTATCGTGCTCCTGAGCTCATGTTGTCCCTTCACCACTACAGCTTGGCCATTGACCTCTGGTCTGTGGGCTGCATCTTTGGCGAGATGCTTGGCAGGAAGCAGATGTTTCCAGGGAAAAACTATGTGCATCAACTGCAGTTGATTCTTTCTGTTTTGGGCACTCTGCCTGCAAGTATCATAGGGTCTATAGGATCCGACCGGGTGCGCTCATACGTGCAGAGCCTACCCTCAAAAGCACCAGTACCCCTTGCTGTATTGTATCCGCAGGCTGAGCCTGCTGCACTGGATTTGTTGGGTGCCATGCTCCGCTTTGATCCTCATGAGAGAACCAGTGCATGTCAAGCCCTAGAGCACCCCTATCTCGCCAAGTATCATGACCCGGATGATGAGCCGGTGTGTGTGCCTGCCTTTGATTTTGAGTTTGATCGACAGCCTATGGGCAAAGAACTGATAAAAGAGGCTATACTGGCAGAAATGCAGGACTTCCATAAGAAGAATCAGGGAGTCAGGAAGAAGATCcatttcacaccactgtgtagtTCTGTTCCAGCAGTGCGTGGCATCTGCAATAACACCCTTTGTGGTGCTCCACAGTCTCAGGTCCTGACAGAAACTGCACAAACTCGCCAGCAGCCAAATCTCAAGTTCAAACCACCAGACACTAAACAAACTAAAGCAGTTCCTCCGTTTTGTAACCAAGTTAATCCACAAGCCCCGCACCATCTCACCCAGATGTTGCCATCTTTGTCCCAGTCAGTAGGCTGTCAGGATGTGGACATGCTCAGTGCAAACTCTGACGGCCAACCGGAAACAATTGATCTGACTACTCCCACCTCTAGTCAGGGTACACCTTTTAATGAACCAATGACATACTGCGAAAAGGAGATTCCCTCCTCAAATCAAGCTCCTCCCAAACACATGGTTCAGTCCATTCCCATCTCTCCGACTCTGCCCACATCTGGGCCCGCCAGTCTCCCTCAGTCTGGCccttcactctctctcacacagtccCAGGCTCAGTCATTATCTCATACACTCTCTCGCTCCCTTGGAAAAGGAGGAAAAGCAACAACCAGCGAAGCTACAAAAAAGGAGGGAGCGATTTCAGAAGACACAAAGGCTGCTCTCAAGGCTGCCTTGCTCAAATCAGCTCTAAGGCAAAAGGCAAGAG ATGGAGGCTCTGCAGCTCTTGGTATAGACCTAATTAGAGGAGCTGTTGGAGGTTTATCCTCATCGCTTTCCTCCTCTAACTGTGGTCCAGAGCAGAGAAAGCCAGTGACTGCCCAGGAAAGAAAacgagagagagaagagaaacgTAGAAAGAGACAGGAGCGTGCCATTGAACGAAAGAGGAAACTAAAAGAGAAGGAGAAGAAGGAGGGTAAACAAGGAGAATGTTTTGGTGGGGTTGTACTCAGCGACAATGACAAGAAGCTGTTGGAGCGCTGGGGAAGAATGATGGACAACCGGGTCGACAAATTGCAGACCACAGAAACCAATAGTGCCAAAAACAGTGAGTTAACTCGAACCATCCTCAAACCCAGAGTCATTTACAAATACAATCTcaacccctcacacacacacaatcacagtcCAATTCTCACATCCAGCTGCTGCCAATGGAAACGTTTATCACCGAACCATCATCCCTGTACCCAAACAGTGTTGCCAGCATTAGGGTCTCAGTCACCAGCACATCTCTCTCTAATCCAGAGACTGTCAATGGTTCTCAAGCCCTGGATAAACTTTGTGGTTTAG